A genomic window from Nicotiana sylvestris chromosome 11, ASM39365v2, whole genome shotgun sequence includes:
- the LOC104245473 gene encoding uncharacterized protein: MGESFTIQISSNLVKQLADDGEKLKKKTRKPKTKTQRENKSAQANVHQKPISSDPDVVKGPAATGWPVQPPLFMPVPPQPQPAITELDAIRSVLKESEKVLERLQKQEENMLQEVTQKAKDLHDKEFKLPNQKPIPCLDERDACVKCYKEHEKDPLNCANVVQNFAECARRVKKQVGLVDK, translated from the coding sequence ATGGGTGAATCATTCACTATACAGATCAGCAGCAATTTAGTCAAACAACTTGCTGATGATGGTGAAAAGCTGAAGAAAAAAACAAGGAAGCCAAAAACAAAGACACAAAGAGAGAACAAATCAGCGCAGGCTAATGTGCATCAGAAGCCAATCTCTAGTGATCCTGACGTAGTGAAGGGGCCTGCTGCTACAGGATGGCCTGTTCAGCCTCCTTTATTCATGCCAGTCCCGCCTCAACCTCAACCTGCAATCACAGAATTAGATGCTATTCGATCTGTCCTAAAAGAGAGTGAGAAGGTTTTGGAGAGGTTGCAGAAACAGGAGGAAAATATGTTGCAAGAAGTGACACAGAAGGCGAAGGATCTACACGATAAGGAGTTCAAGCTTCCGAATCAAAAGCCTATCCCCTGCTTGGATGAGAGAGATGCTTGTGTGAAATGCTACAAGGAACACGAAAAGGATCCCCTAAATTGTGCTAATGTGGTTCAAAATTTTGCAGAATGTGCTCGCAGAGTTAAGAAGCAAGTCGGCTTGGTGGATAAGTAG